The following DNA comes from SAR324 cluster bacterium.
ATCGGTTGACCCATCCCTTGAAGAGAGTTGGCCCCAAGGGAAGAGGGATTGGTGCGTTTGAGAAGATTTCTTGGGCAGAAGCGCTGGATCTGACGGTTACAGCACTCAAGGAAAGTGGTGAAGCAAATGGGCTGGAAAGTGTCTGGCCATATTTTTACGCCGGCACGATGGGTTGGGCTCAACGAGATGGAATTGAGCGACTTCGGTATGTGATGGGTTATTCCAGGCAACACTCAACGATCTGTGTGGGGCTGTCTGATGCAGGTTGGCTGGTGGGAGCTGGGGAGAAGCGTGGTGTTGATGCAAGGGAGATCAGTGAAACAGATCTGCTGGTTGTCTGGGGTGGAAATCCAGTCAATACCCAGATCAATGTCATCCATCGATTCCAGCAAGCCTGCAGACAACGTGGGACCAAGCTGGTGGTGATTGATCCTTACACGACAGATACTGCAAAGCGAGCAGATTTGCACCTTCGTTTGCAACCTGGAACGGACGGAGCATTGGCTTGTGCGGTCATGCACATCTTGTTTCGTGATGGTCTCGCGGATTGGGTCTATCTGAAAAAATACTCAGATGATCCTCAAGGATTGGCAGAGCATTTACAAATGCGAACTCCAGCATGGGCCGCTTCCATCACAGGATTATCTGTCGACGAGATTGAACAGTTTGCGGAGCTTTATGGGAGTAATCCCAGAAGTTTTTTACGCTTGGGCTACGGATTTACACGCTCCAGAAATGGTGCCCCCAACATGCATGCGGTCAGCTGTTTGCCAATAGTTACGGGTGCCTGGCAATATCCTGGTGGGGGGGCTCTTTACAGCAATTCAGGTATATGCCCCTTCGATGTATCCGAGATCAAAGGCTTGGATCGACTAGATCTGTCCAAAAGGGTTTTGGATCAGTCTCGAATTGGGCCAATCCTATGTGGTCATCCTCAAGATTTACAAGGAGGGCCTCCGATCAAGGCCCTCTTTATTCAAAATACAAATCCGATGGTTGTAGCACCAGAAACTGACTTGGTTCGACAAGGTTTTTCCAGAGATGATCTGTTCATTTGTGTTCATGAACAATTCATGACAGAAACTGCTGAAATGGCGGATGTGGTGCTGCCTGCAACGACCTTTTTAGAACACGATGATTGCTATTCAGCAGGAGGCCACACGTTTTTCCAGATCGCCAAGGCTGTGGTTCCACCTCTCGGAGAATGTCGATCTAACCACTGGGTGATTCAGGAACTTGCGATACGGCTTGAAGCCGAGCACCAGGGATTTCTGAAGAGTGAATGGGAATTGATTACGGACATGCTGAAGAAATCCGGATACCAAGAAAAGATTCCACTCAAAGAAAAAAGTTTTGAAATTGATTTAGATCTTGGTTTTGAAAAAATGCACTTTTTGGATGGCTTTGGTCACGAAGATCGGAAGTTCCATTTTAGAGCAGATTGGACGTATTGGGGTCAGGCAAACCAAGAGATGCCCATGTTCCCAGATCATTGGGAAGTGCGAGATCGCCTATCCAATGAAAAGCCGTATCGAATGATCACGCCTCCTGCAAGGTGGTTTCTGAACTCTACCTTTAACGAGATGTCGCTTTCTCAGGATCGCTTGCTGTCCCCAAAAGCCTGGATGCATCCGAGTGATCTGAAACAGGAGGGTTTAGAAAACGCTGAGCAAATTAAATTAGGCAATGAGCGAGGTGAGATCGAAATCTCCTTGGAAGCCAATGAGGAGGTGCAGCCAGGCCTGGTCGTGATTGAAGGACTGTGGGCAAACCGAGCTTTTCCAGCTGTCAAAGGTGTCAACACGCTAACTTCGGCTGATGCGGCCTTGCCAAATGGAGGGGCCGTTTTTCATGATACGACCGTCTGGGTGAGAGCTTCTTGATTATATGTATTCTCTTTCATTAAGGGTGTTCTAAACTAGAGAAGATTTGAGATCCTTTTTGGAAAAATTCCTCTTTTAGTAACAATTATTTGAGTTTTTTCATGTCTTCAACATTTCACCAAGTAATTACCGATGTGGATCAGCATCTTTGGATTGATTCACTAGAATTGAATGAACAGAACTTATCCACAAACTCCTCATCAAATTGGGGAATTAAGAAGTCCACCTTGCAGGGAAGCCTTCAGCAGGGGATTGATTTGATCGAGGTAGATAATGGGATTTTTTCTTTTGCTATTGTCCCAACTCGTGGGATGGGGCTTTGGAGAGGTTCCTATTCGGGTAAGACTTTGGGTTGGGACTCGCCTGTAAAGGACCTAGTGCATCCAGCCTTTATCGAATTGAACGATCGTGGTGGCCTAGGGTGGTTGAAAGGTTTCAATGAGTGGATTGTACGCTGTGGCCTGAGTAGTAATGGCGCTCCAGGAAATGATGTGATTGTCGATAACAATGGAAACAAAGCGGAGGTGTTTCTTCCACTCCATGGAAAGATTGCCAATATTCCAGCGCGATTTGTTGAGGTTCAAGTGGAAGTCGGCACACCAACGATTCTGAGGATTCGAGGGATTGTTGAGGAAACCATGCTTTTTGGTCCAGCACTTCGACTAACAACTGAAATTTCAACAGAGCTCGGTTCAAACAAGCTGACCATTGTTGATGAAGTGACCAACTTGAATACGACACCTGAAGAAATCGAAATGCTGTATCACTGCAATTATGGACCTCCTTTTTTAGAGGAAGGTTCCAAGTTGGTTGCACCAGTAAAGAGAGCAGCTCCAAGAGATCAGCGAGCTCGGGAGGATCTAAAAACGTTATCAGACTTTCGAGGCCCTACGAACGGTTATGTAGAGCAAGTATATTTTTATGAACTGTTGGGAGATTCTTCCGGCAAATCTAAGGTAATGTTGCGTAACAAGGCAGGAGATCTTGGGACTTCGATGAGTTTTTCTTTAGAACAAATGCCCTGTTTTTCACTTTGGAAGAATACAGCATCCATGAAGAATGGATATGTGACAGGGCTGGAACCAGGATCAAATTTCCCAAACCCGAAGTGTTTCGAACGTGAAAATGGTCGAGTGGTCCTCCTAGATCCGCTGATGAGCAGAAAATTTGGGCTTTCTTTGGAGGTTCATGTGGGTGGTGAAGCCGTGAATGAAGTTGAGAAGGAGATCAATAAGCTGCAAGGTTCAACATCTACAGAGATTTTAGAGTTTGCTCCAAAAAATCTTTCGGCAGCTACCTAAGATCTGCTTTATTCTAGATTTTGAGGAGGACAATCCCAAGTGTTACCAGCACCGCCGCCAGGACTTTTAGAAGGTCTTTGCTTTCCTTGAGGATCAGGATTCCAAGCACTGAAGCCATCACCACACTTGTTTCTCGAAGTGCTGCAACAAGCATGATGGGAGCCGATTCCATGGCCCAAAGCACAGATCCATAGGCATAGGCTGCTAGCAAACCAGCCCCGACACCACTCCATCCGAGCTCGATCAAGCGGGGGATTGTTTCGCTCTTGTAATGATAAAAGGCGTAGGCTTGCACCATCAACATTTCCAGAAAGAAAAGCCAGCAGATATAACCAAGTACATTCCCAGAGTTTCTTACCCCAACTCCGTCGATCAAACTGTAAATACCAATGAGAACTCCGGTGCCAAGCGCATAAAAAATTGTTGAAGGCTGTTGTTTAAAATAACTGAAGGAACGCAGACTGAGACTCAAGATTCCTCCAGCAATCAAAAAGAAAGCAAATAACTGGAGCCCAGAGACGGGTTCATTCAAGAATATCAAGGAAGCTAAAAAGACCACAATTGGTCCTGTGCCTCTCAAGATGGGATAAGCTTGACCAAGTTCTACGTTTCGATACGAAAAGGTCAAAAAAACATAGTAACCGCCATGAACGACAGTAGACATCAGGAGCATGGCCCAAGCGGCTTCCGCAACAGGACCAATAAACGGAATGAACACCAACCCCAGCAAGCCCGTGACCGTGTGCATCGACATCATCATAATGAGTCTACTCTCAGTTTGCTTTAGGAGCAAATTCCAGAGGGCATGAGAAAGTGCAGCCCCCAGTACAAGGGTGATGACGATGCCATTCATATAGTGGCTACGCTGAGGCTAGAGATCGAGAGGTTCATTTGGTTTCGCAGCCATTGATCAGGAAGCTCTGTAAAAAATTCTCAACTCGATACAGAGTTCCCAAGTCGTAGTCAATCTTCATTTTTTGAGAGGCTTACCATATTCGTGAACAATCGATCTCATATTCAAGTGAGGTCTTTTGCTCAACCTTACTATCCATAATTGAATTTTCCCTCTTAACATGATTGAGATGAATCCAATGACGTCAGCTTCCTTTTCCTACCCTGACTTTGAAAATGCAGAATTTCTAAAGGATCATGTACAGAAGGTGCTGAATTTTTACAGGGGACGAGCCCTCGATCCAAGTGGTGGATTCTTTCACGGATTTGAAGATGATGGGGCACTTTTTGATAAAGATTTCAGACATCTAGTGAGTTCTTGTCGTTTCATTTTTAACTTTGCAGGTGCATACTGCCGAGAGGAAAATCCTGAGGACTTTGCGCTGGCGGAACATGGGCTCCAATTCCTGACTTCCGCCCATCAGATGCCAGATGGTTTTTATGCTTGGGAATTAACAGCTGGTCAGGTCAGTGATGGGAGAGCAATGGCCTACGGGCATGCTTTTGTTCTATTTGCTGCTGCTCATGCGCTGCAGACTGGGCTTGCCTCCGCTCAGTCTGTCCTTGATGACGTGTGGTCTCTGCTGGAACAACATTTTTGGGAGCCAACTCATGGAGCCTACCTTGATGAATTGAGTTGGTCACAGAGAGAGCCCGATGG
Coding sequences within:
- a CDS encoding molybdopterin-dependent oxidoreductase; protein product: MSFSESKWLNSTCPHDCPSTCALEVESDEQNQIKRLRGRKKHPYTDGVICGKVANYAKRHHHPDRLTHPLKRVGPKGRGIGAFEKISWAEALDLTVTALKESGEANGLESVWPYFYAGTMGWAQRDGIERLRYVMGYSRQHSTICVGLSDAGWLVGAGEKRGVDAREISETDLLVVWGGNPVNTQINVIHRFQQACRQRGTKLVVIDPYTTDTAKRADLHLRLQPGTDGALACAVMHILFRDGLADWVYLKKYSDDPQGLAEHLQMRTPAWAASITGLSVDEIEQFAELYGSNPRSFLRLGYGFTRSRNGAPNMHAVSCLPIVTGAWQYPGGGALYSNSGICPFDVSEIKGLDRLDLSKRVLDQSRIGPILCGHPQDLQGGPPIKALFIQNTNPMVVAPETDLVRQGFSRDDLFICVHEQFMTETAEMADVVLPATTFLEHDDCYSAGGHTFFQIAKAVVPPLGECRSNHWVIQELAIRLEAEHQGFLKSEWELITDMLKKSGYQEKIPLKEKSFEIDLDLGFEKMHFLDGFGHEDRKFHFRADWTYWGQANQEMPMFPDHWEVRDRLSNEKPYRMITPPARWFLNSTFNEMSLSQDRLLSPKAWMHPSDLKQEGLENAEQIKLGNERGEIEISLEANEEVQPGLVVIEGLWANRAFPAVKGVNTLTSADAALPNGGAVFHDTTVWVRAS
- a CDS encoding aldose 1-epimerase family protein, whose amino-acid sequence is MSSTFHQVITDVDQHLWIDSLELNEQNLSTNSSSNWGIKKSTLQGSLQQGIDLIEVDNGIFSFAIVPTRGMGLWRGSYSGKTLGWDSPVKDLVHPAFIELNDRGGLGWLKGFNEWIVRCGLSSNGAPGNDVIVDNNGNKAEVFLPLHGKIANIPARFVEVQVEVGTPTILRIRGIVEETMLFGPALRLTTEISTELGSNKLTIVDEVTNLNTTPEEIEMLYHCNYGPPFLEEGSKLVAPVKRAAPRDQRAREDLKTLSDFRGPTNGYVEQVYFYELLGDSSGKSKVMLRNKAGDLGTSMSFSLEQMPCFSLWKNTASMKNGYVTGLEPGSNFPNPKCFERENGRVVLLDPLMSRKFGLSLEVHVGGEAVNEVEKEINKLQGSTSTEILEFAPKNLSAAT
- a CDS encoding DMT family transporter, which encodes MNGIVITLVLGAALSHALWNLLLKQTESRLIMMMSMHTVTGLLGLVFIPFIGPVAEAAWAMLLMSTVVHGGYYVFLTFSYRNVELGQAYPILRGTGPIVVFLASLIFLNEPVSGLQLFAFFLIAGGILSLSLRSFSYFKQQPSTIFYALGTGVLIGIYSLIDGVGVRNSGNVLGYICWLFFLEMLMVQAYAFYHYKSETIPRLIELGWSGVGAGLLAAYAYGSVLWAMESAPIMLVAALRETSVVMASVLGILILKESKDLLKVLAAVLVTLGIVLLKI